From the Synechococcus sp. UW179A genome, one window contains:
- a CDS encoding chlorophyll a/b-binding protein: protein MTDTTQRRFGFVNFAETWNGRLAMLGFVIGLGTELLTGQGILNQLGF from the coding sequence ATGACTGACACCACACAACGCCGCTTTGGCTTTGTCAATTTCGCTGAAACCTGGAATGGCCGCCTGGCCATGCTTGGTTTCGTGATAGGCCTGGGCACCGAACTGCTCACCGGCCAGGGCATCCTCAATCAGCTCGGTTTCTGA
- a CDS encoding conjugal transfer protein TrbI has product MTAVLVQCACPGCSCAVEEAKAMRRGNQLFCSQACANGHLNREPCHGHEPCGCNCAG; this is encoded by the coding sequence ATGACAGCAGTTCTTGTTCAGTGCGCCTGTCCTGGTTGCAGCTGCGCAGTTGAGGAAGCCAAAGCCATGCGGCGTGGCAACCAGCTCTTCTGTTCGCAAGCTTGCGCCAATGGTCATCTCAATAGGGAGCCATGCCATGGCCATGAGCCCTGCGGTTGCAACTGCGCTGGTTGA